Below is a window of Quercus robur chromosome 6, dhQueRobu3.1, whole genome shotgun sequence DNA.
GTCACcacaacatattttttttttgataagtgactGTCACCACAACATATGAATTACATATGTATCTTGGCCCCCGAAGCCCCTATATCTATTTCTTTTAGTAGAATTACTCTTCATCCTTTAGTTCTAGAAGTAGGAAAATCTATAAGCTCCTAGCGAAATGACCGCAAAAAAGCAAACACAACTCAAATATCAATATCCCATTTATCAAATTTACAAACCTAAGCCATATATACAGTTATAGACATATTGGCAGAATTCAGAGCTGCACCAGTATGATCCTGAAGCCCAATGCACGATTCACCTTCGAAGAACTGGATACCCATATGTGAAGTTCACATCATCTGCAAAATTAGCAAAGATACCACTAGGATTAAGAACTATAAAGGACACTAACAGGATTAAAATTATATTCAGGTTATGAATATTGCAGCACTAGGATGACAAGAACCTTTCCACCGTAGCATAACATCCAAAGTCACAAATCCTGGATTTCTGGGTGATTCACATGGGAATATGCAAAAATTTCACGTTGTAGTGGACAAAATAGTGTGATGTcaaaaaacaacacaaaaaaagaagaagaaagaaacaagtaCAGGTTTGAAAAGTATGGATCGGATTGGCATCAGTTTATTAACAAACAACAGAATGTTGGTGGCATATCCCCTTGGAAAAAGTGGAATAAAATGTCATTATGAGACCAGTGAAACATTGCATATGCAAAGGATTAGATAAGTATTTTTTGTGATGTAATGAAATAATAAAGACATCCAGCCAAGCTCTGAGAGCTTAACTAAAGAGGAAGTCCCAAGTTAtatatagaggaaaaaaaaaaaattttcccaagCTTAGCTTTTTGACGGGATGTGATGCCGCATCCTAGATTCGTAACCATAAAATCTCTAGACTCAGGATGCTGGAATAGTTgaagggcaaaacataaaagaaaaatttaccAAGCACGGAGTGTTCCACATTTCAATGCCTTCATTGCTGCTTTGGCAAAAACTTGTGCTGCTTCTGCTTCTGCTTCTGCCGCCTCTGCCTCCCTTGCAGCCTTTTCAGCCTCAGCAATAGCAGCTTCTGCTTCTGCAACTGCTCGTGCAGCAGCTGCAGCAGCCTCTTGTGCAGTCATGCCCTTCATCTTTGACAGCTCTGTGTCAACTTGGGTTTTAGTAAGAATGTTGATCTCTCTCTTTTCTGCTCTTGAAGAATCCTTCTGCCTTTCCTCCACGACTAACAAGGAagagcttcttcttttttcagaaAATGTCGAACTTGATGCAATCCTGTACTTATGTTTTATCTGTCAATGCAACCACCATAAAAAGTATCCAATTCTAAGTCAAGATgataccatttattttcctgAAAAACCATATGTCCATGACTTACAAACTTATTACTCAAATAGTATTTAACTCTCATCACAAACATACCTACATATGCATATCACAAATTCTAATTTCATGTAATCAACTAACAACCAATAGGACAACATAATCCTTTCTACAATTAAAATGTATTATCAAGCACAAGTTTTTGTCAtattagatatatttttatacgACCTTGAAATAGGATATGTGTCAAATGGTTTTCAGGAATGCAGGAACAATTTTTCAGTCAAGTAGCTTCATTGACTTATTAGTTTCCACAGACAAATGTTAATGTCTTTCCCTCTCTACACCAATATTTTGATTGATTGAGTACCTTAATTAATCTTCCATTTGCTGACATATGCTTTAACTTTGTCGACAATAGTTTTTTGAGGTTTGGTGGTGCCCAGTACCGCTcctacaagaaaaaaaagaaaagaaaactaaaatgtTTAGAATCAAGCACAAGCATTGCCAATGTTTCTAAAAGTCCTGAACTGAACATGCACTAGTACATCTTAAGTTGGGAGAGATTCTCTgatgcattttttttcaaaactgagaaaatattacaaaaaatttgatgaGCGTTTTAGTAGTGGGCATAGTGGCAGATAATTTATGAGCAGCCCGATAATAATAGTTATATTATCAAAGGCTGCAGGATACCCACTAGTTGTGAATTGTGATTGACAGAAAAATACTCAATAGTACTGCAGTCTTGGATCTAAGAACAAAATCCACATCAGTCATTGATTAATGTAATTGAAGAAACGATTAAATTgctacttattaaaaaaaaaaaaaaaaaaaaaagagtaactgCATAAAGAGCTGCAGAAATCACAATAGTGTTTCTGTACAGTTAAAAGAATCATGATTAAAAGGAATACATTTGAAATAACCTTGTATCTGTATGAACACCAATTTATTAGAAACTAAGAGAAGGTAGAAAAGGAAATTTGCTCAAGGAAGAATTGGAATAGAAGGTCTTTACAACTTAAAAGCATTACAAGCACTAGATGTTCTGAAGTTTGACCATTTAGTATTTGTTTCTGCAAGCATGATAGGTTTACGAAGTCatagcttaaagatacacaagtgAGATTACCTCTATGTACAAAGCAATTGCAGCCCTGTCAGAACCCCTTGGCTCCTTCAGATTGGTAATAGCCTCTAATATAAGCTTATCCAACCTACAACCATGCAAAGGAGGGTCCAACAGAAGAAATAAATAACAATGTTAAGAAAAATAGGATAACCTGGCTCCCATTACAAGTTTTTTATGGCCTATGACATCTGGAGACCCCCACCTGATCTTTGGAGGATctcccccacacccccccccccccccccccccccaaaaaaaaaaaaagaaaagaaaaaagtggacAGTAGGTTTGTAAGTTATAAAACCACCATCTTTTAGCTGTTATATATTGTAACATTGATCATGACTGATGTGCCATTTGCCAAATATTGAAGCCACAAAAATAGCCTAAAGAGATTTATCAACCAAGAGACATGTCTTCACTTTGAGTAAGTTTTCCAAGCATGGTACAATATGTGCAACTTAGATGGGGTGAGTCAAGCAATTTTAGCacatagtttataaaagactcTCACTGAATGaagtgaaatgaaaaaaaaaaagtctattagAAAAAATGAGCTGTTTTTTCCCAGTGGTACAACCATtagaaacttaaataaatatttataaaagatgatactttagaatttaaaaagGAATTAACAATGTTGTTCCAGTGACTTCTTTCAGCTGTGAAATTAAATTTACATTGCAATTCAGTAATATAATGAATGGCCGAAAATTTCATGTGAACTAAAAtgtaggagtagaggaaaagTTAGAGTTTTCCTTGATCATTAAAgtttatgcatatttttataCTATACTAGAACAACAAAAACATCCCAACTAAGAGATCTTGCAGGATATTGTGATTATTCTTTCATGGAACAGATGTACTCTCCAATTATTCATTCCCACTAACTGGAAGTATTATTGAAATACAATATTCCACCACCACTTGGCTACACTTTAGTAAGACCCCATGCCATGAACATACAGAttgcataatttttaattatctgATAAACTCTTTCCCAtaatttcttaaaagaaaagtaatacTAGAATTTAATAGATTCTTCTAAATTATAGCAACATAATAAGTTTCTGAATGGATTAACTACTATATGAAATCTAGATCAGATAAGTTAAGAATGAAAACTACTTAAAGTACATGTCGTCATCAGAAGTATCTACGTTTTATAGATGACAAAATTGCAAGAGATGTAACCTTGCAAATGGTTCCTTTGAATCAGCAGTCCGCAATGTTCCTCTCGAAAGCACAAGAGGCTTAGCATCAACAATTTCTGCATCACTCTGAGGTACAGTGATTAGAGAAATAGGGTTATCATCAAGTTTAGGGGTAGGTAGATCTCTTTTAAGTGCAAGTTTGGCCTTTTGACGGGACCCCCATATTGCCGTCACATTTATATTTCTCCATTTATCCTGTCCATATATAATACTCAAATTAATACACCACCACACatcatttgaaattgaaaagcGAGTTAAGCATGGAGATTTTAGTTTCCCAAATGTGATAAACAGACGCACTATCCATAAGATCAAATTCTAGATCTTCAAAGCTGAATGAGTAATTACACTTTCTTCAGTAATGGTTGACAGTTCCAGCTGAAAGTATAAAATAGATACCTTAAGATCCACATTTGAACGTAGATGTAAGATGCCACTGAACTCTGGGTCAGTAAGTATTGTGCGCCATTTGCCTGCTCCATGTTTTAAGACTCCAGCTTTAAGGGCTGCTTCCTCCTCTGCTGTCCACTTTTGCTTAGGAGCACCCATCTTTTTTTTGCTAACGTGGGTGTCCAGAGCTCTTTGAACAAAATCTGTACAATCGATGCTGCTGCCTATCAGGACATACACCCATATACAGATAATCAGACACCGGATAGAAATTAAACACATATATACTGCAGCAAAGATAACCAACAAAGAAATCTTGAACAAAACATGCTGCTTTGGAATGTACATGTAAACCTTCAAGGACCCCTATCACCAAGatgaaaaaatagaatgatAATATATACATTCTAGGAGGCAAGCTTGATATTAACATGCcggtcatggtcacaaatccAGGTATCGGGTTTGGGCTGTGACAATACCAATATCATCAGTATGACACAAATTTTATAGAAGCGCAAGCTTGTACTTGTATTGCCAGCAATGTGTCAAAGTATCAAtgtaatgtgaaaaaaaaaaaccaatttacaACAAAGTAATCAAGCATTATAGACCTCGATCTGATACCTTAGTAGTTAGGTGTGACTTAACTATTAATCAAGCAAAACCACAATTAAATTTCACCTCTTCACACAAGCTACCCATACTCACAGCCatgtacaaataaaaattatgtactACTTTTTAGTGTGGAATTATAGCTGGCAAACATAAATTCAATCTGGATGcagacaaaaaattaaaaaataaataaaatttcagccACAAATATAACTTCAAATTATTCTCAAAGATGATAAAAGATTTTGTTTCAAACCCAGCTCCTAGGCAAAACTCATACTTAAGACGCAATGCTAGATCCTACTGCATATAAATGAAAACATAAGAAAGCACAAAAATCCATCCATTTGCTAATGAGCTAAATCTGATGAAAAACAATATCAGCATAATTTGATTAACGTTAAaaacaaaccaaaccaaacaaaacaaaaacttttgtAAAGAGAATGAAACGGAAAAGATTCAGAGACAATGTTATTCAATTCTAACTCCGAAGTTTTTGGTAAGAACAGACTGACAAGaaaaaagattattaaaaaaaatatatatatatatatattaaaaataaaaaaaaaaaaaaaaaaaaaaacatagagaagaaGATTTGGAGGCAGAGGTGTACCGGATCAAAGGAATTGCCGCAGAGATGAGTGATGGTTAACGTGGAAATCAGTTTGGTTTATGCCAAATTTTGTTAGAACAATTGACGAAAACATGCGAGTGAGACCTGCATATATAATTCTAAGAGTGTGaaaattttg
It encodes the following:
- the LOC126732914 gene encoding telomere repeat-binding factor 2 produces the protein MGAPKQKWTAEEEAALKAGVLKHGAGKWRTILTDPEFSGILHLRSNVDLKDKWRNINVTAIWGSRQKAKLALKRDLPTPKLDDNPISLITVPQSDAEIVDAKPLVLSRGTLRTADSKEPFARLDKLILEAITNLKEPRGSDRAAIALYIEERYWAPPNLKKLLSTKLKHMSANGRLIKIKHKYRIASSSTFSEKRRSSSLLVVEERQKDSSRAEKREINILTKTQVDTELSKMKGMTAQEAAAAAARAVAEAEAAIAEAEKAAREAEAAEAEAEAAQVFAKAAMKALKCGTLRA